In Achromobacter spanius, the following proteins share a genomic window:
- a CDS encoding M81 family metallopeptidase, with product MHILVAGFQHETNTFAPSKAGYDNFVRGEGFPAMARGQDVLALRSVNIPAGGFINAIQAQGHSVHPVIWAGASPSAHVTRDAFERIAGEILDAARSGRYDAVYLDLHGAMVTEHLDDGEGELLARVRQIVGPDVPIVASLDLHANVTAQMLQEADALVAFRTYPHVDMADTGEQAARLLLARIAAGSRWTRHVRRLPFLIPINGMCTMLQPSQGVYETLAQLEQTPGVTSMSFAPGFPAADFPECGPVVWAYGTDAAAVEHVTDELYRQVLELEPEWSPDFLEPADAVRRAQALAAGASRPIVIADTQDNPGAGGDANTTGMLRALVEADAQNAALGLLYDPDAVRAATAAGIGQTVTLSLGGQSGVAGDAPFTGEFVVETLSPGKLRFDGPMMHGMDVNLGAVAGLRIGGVRVVVSASKAQMLDRNLFRVGGVQPEEMGILVVKSSVHFRADFQPIAHEVLVAKAPGPMQADPADLPWTRLQPGIRVRPQGRPFEG from the coding sequence ATGCACATCCTGGTGGCTGGCTTCCAGCACGAGACCAATACCTTTGCGCCCTCCAAGGCCGGGTACGACAACTTTGTCCGGGGCGAAGGCTTTCCCGCCATGGCGCGCGGCCAGGACGTGCTGGCGCTGCGCTCGGTCAACATTCCCGCAGGCGGTTTCATCAACGCCATCCAGGCGCAGGGGCATAGCGTGCATCCCGTGATCTGGGCCGGAGCAAGCCCCTCGGCCCACGTCACGCGCGACGCGTTTGAACGTATTGCCGGCGAAATCCTGGATGCCGCGCGGTCGGGCCGCTACGACGCTGTCTACCTGGACCTGCACGGCGCGATGGTCACCGAACACCTGGACGATGGCGAAGGCGAACTGCTGGCGCGGGTGCGCCAGATCGTGGGGCCGGACGTGCCCATCGTGGCCAGCCTGGACCTGCACGCCAACGTCACCGCGCAGATGCTGCAAGAGGCCGATGCGTTGGTGGCCTTTCGCACCTATCCACATGTGGACATGGCGGATACCGGCGAACAGGCCGCGCGCCTGTTGCTGGCCCGTATCGCGGCCGGCTCGCGCTGGACCCGGCACGTGCGGCGCCTGCCCTTCCTGATTCCCATCAACGGCATGTGCACGATGCTGCAACCGTCGCAAGGCGTGTACGAAACGCTGGCCCAGTTGGAGCAGACGCCAGGGGTCACGTCGATGTCGTTCGCGCCCGGTTTCCCGGCGGCTGATTTTCCGGAATGCGGCCCGGTGGTGTGGGCCTACGGCACCGATGCGGCGGCCGTGGAACACGTTACCGACGAGCTGTATCGGCAGGTGCTGGAACTGGAGCCGGAATGGTCGCCCGACTTCCTGGAACCCGCCGATGCCGTGCGCCGCGCTCAGGCGCTGGCGGCGGGCGCATCGCGCCCCATCGTGATCGCAGACACCCAGGACAACCCCGGCGCGGGCGGCGACGCCAACACCACGGGCATGCTGCGCGCACTGGTGGAGGCCGATGCGCAGAATGCCGCGCTGGGCCTGCTCTATGACCCCGACGCCGTGCGCGCCGCCACCGCCGCCGGCATCGGCCAGACGGTGACGCTTAGCTTGGGTGGGCAGTCGGGCGTGGCGGGCGACGCCCCGTTCACGGGGGAATTCGTGGTGGAAACGCTATCGCCCGGCAAGCTGCGTTTTGACGGGCCGATGATGCACGGGATGGATGTGAACCTGGGCGCCGTGGCCGGCCTGCGAATCGGCGGCGTGCGCGTGGTGGTCAGCGCCAGCAAGGCGCAGATGCTGGACCGCAACCTGTTCCGCGTGGGCGGGGTGCAGCCCGAGGAAATGGGGATTCTGGTCGTGAAGAGTTCGGTGCATTTTCGCGCCGACTTCCAGCCCATCGCGCACGAGGTGCTGGTGGCCAAGGCGCCCGGGCCGATGCAGGCCGACCCCGCGGATCTGCCCTGGACCCGCTTGCAGCCGGGTATCCGCGTGCGGCCTCAGGGCCGACCGTTCGAGGGGTAA
- a CDS encoding FecR family protein — protein MTAPMPVLPADLQSAVDWMVLLSSGSVPTADRARFEQWKKSDPRHEAAWETVNAAVKDPFAALTDVEQRHAAGAALLTAPARRRALRNALGVALAAGGMAALLDRQIPLRTLTADLRTGTRERRTYTLPDGSELTLNARSAVDLDFSAGVRRVRLRAGAVYARVTPDAARPFIVATPDGEVQALGTVFSVAREHEACIASVVEHSVEVRAAGQRRILQAGEGLRFDSQGLGSPDPALRDVAAWHAGMLVVHDQSLGEVVDALRPYRRGIIRITPAAARLRVLGAFPLDDTSRALESLRQTLPIDVSSLGGWFVSIDLVPRAS, from the coding sequence ATGACGGCCCCCATGCCGGTGTTGCCCGCCGACCTGCAATCGGCCGTGGACTGGATGGTGCTGCTGTCTTCCGGTAGCGTGCCCACCGCAGACCGGGCGCGTTTCGAACAATGGAAAAAGTCCGACCCCCGGCACGAGGCGGCCTGGGAAACCGTCAACGCCGCCGTCAAGGACCCCTTTGCCGCGTTGACCGACGTTGAGCAGCGCCATGCTGCCGGCGCGGCCTTGCTGACCGCGCCCGCCCGGCGCCGGGCGTTGCGCAATGCGTTGGGCGTGGCGCTGGCCGCGGGCGGCATGGCGGCGCTGCTTGACCGCCAGATCCCCCTGCGCACGCTGACCGCCGACTTGCGCACGGGCACCCGCGAACGCCGTACCTATACCTTGCCTGATGGCAGTGAGCTGACGTTGAACGCGCGGTCGGCCGTGGACCTGGACTTCAGCGCGGGCGTGCGTAGGGTGCGCTTGCGGGCTGGCGCGGTCTATGCGCGGGTGACGCCGGATGCGGCGCGTCCATTCATCGTCGCCACCCCCGATGGCGAAGTGCAGGCGCTGGGCACCGTTTTCAGCGTGGCGCGCGAGCACGAGGCATGCATCGCCAGCGTGGTCGAACACAGTGTCGAGGTGCGCGCGGCGGGCCAGCGCCGGATTCTGCAAGCGGGGGAGGGCCTGCGGTTTGATTCGCAGGGCCTGGGCTCCCCGGACCCCGCACTGCGGGACGTCGCCGCCTGGCACGCGGGCATGCTGGTCGTTCATGACCAGTCCTTGGGCGAGGTGGTTGATGCGCTGCGGCCGTACCGGCGCGGCATCATCCGCATTACGCCGGCGGCCGCGCGGCTGCGTGTATTGGGCGCGTTTCCGCTGGACGACACCAGCCGCGCGCTGGAGTCGCTGCGCCAGACCTTGCCGATCGATGTCAGTTCGCTGGGCGGCTGGTTCGTCAGCATCGACCTGGTGCCTCGCGCTTCCTGA
- a CDS encoding riboflavin synthase subunit alpha encodes MFTGIVQGTATIAKIADREGLRTFTLDFPRGFCVDLAIGASVSTDGVCLTVTELLSDNQATFDVMLQSLAITTLGSYAEGDRANVERAAKDGAEIGGHPLSGHVDFTSEVVMVKSSDTNRLMRFSIPEAFRKYVFAKGYIAINGASLTVSEVNRAEGWFEVWLIPETRRMTVFEDKQVGDFVNIEIERSTQVVVDTVRETVQESLGKLQPLLEAILKEKGLTLEDFISPQGKLK; translated from the coding sequence ATGTTCACCGGTATTGTTCAAGGCACCGCGACGATCGCGAAGATCGCGGATCGCGAAGGCCTGCGCACCTTCACGCTGGATTTCCCCCGTGGTTTCTGTGTTGACCTGGCCATTGGCGCCAGCGTGTCGACGGATGGCGTCTGCCTGACCGTGACCGAGCTGCTGTCCGACAACCAGGCAACGTTCGACGTCATGCTGCAAAGCCTGGCGATCACCACGCTGGGCAGCTACGCCGAGGGCGACCGCGCCAACGTCGAACGCGCGGCAAAAGACGGCGCCGAAATCGGCGGGCACCCGCTGTCGGGCCATGTGGACTTCACGTCTGAAGTCGTCATGGTGAAGTCGTCGGACACCAACCGGCTGATGCGTTTCAGCATCCCGGAAGCGTTCCGCAAATACGTCTTCGCCAAGGGTTACATCGCCATCAACGGCGCCAGCCTGACCGTGTCCGAGGTGAACCGCGCCGAAGGCTGGTTTGAAGTGTGGCTCATCCCCGAAACCCGCCGCATGACGGTGTTCGAGGACAAGCAGGTGGGCGATTTCGTGAACATTGAAATCGAACGCAGCACGCAGGTGGTGGTCGACACCGTGCGCGAGACGGTGCAGGAAAGCCTGGGCAAGCTGCAGCCGCTGCTGGAAGCCATCTTGAAGGAAAAGGGCTTGACCCTGGAAGACTTCATCAGCCCCCAGGGCAAGCTGAAATAG
- the cadR gene encoding Cd(II)/Pb(II)-responsive transcriptional regulator — protein MRIGELATAAGTTVETVRYYEKEGLLPAPDRGLNNYRSYGQAHLERLRLIRNCRALDMTQDEIRAILSLADNHHTGCGPINELFDEHISHVDERIAELMQLKTQLTDLRQRCLSAQPDAENCGILHGLSEMQVEERQERHTHLG, from the coding sequence ATGCGAATTGGCGAATTGGCCACGGCGGCCGGCACCACGGTCGAAACCGTGCGGTACTACGAGAAAGAAGGGCTGCTGCCCGCCCCGGACCGGGGCCTGAACAACTACCGCAGCTACGGGCAAGCCCATCTGGAACGGCTGCGCCTGATCCGCAACTGCCGGGCGCTGGACATGACGCAAGACGAAATCCGCGCCATCCTGTCCTTGGCCGACAACCACCACACGGGCTGCGGCCCCATTAATGAATTGTTCGACGAACACATCTCGCACGTGGATGAACGCATTGCCGAATTGATGCAGTTAAAGACCCAGCTGACTGATTTGCGGCAACGCTGCCTCTCGGCGCAGCCCGATGCGGAAAATTGCGGCATCTTGCATGGCCTGTCTGAAATGCAGGTCGAAGAGCGCCAGGAGCGGCATACGCACCTGGGCTGA
- a CDS encoding heavy metal translocating P-type ATPase, whose amino-acid sequence MSFPPVKSHDRPSAEHAHAGCGGHAHDTKGHGHDHGHSHSHDHSHSDSHDHNHSHNQAASACCGHDHATPAYAAAADASTLSAGPGQLLARLRIGQMDCPTEETLIRKKLDGLDGVHALDFNLMQRVLTVVHAEGALDRIMAAIKSLDMVPEPLAEGAASTPAPASTPVNWWLIGGAGVLAALSEFSHFAGWHWGATAALALAAILACGLGTYRKGWIAVRNGNLNINALMSIAVTGAVLIGQWPEAAMVMFLFNVAELIEARSLDRARNAVRGLLDLAPETATVRQADGAWLPVPAAQLNVGDVVRVRPGERIAADGIIVSGSSTVDQSPITGESLPVEKAPDDPVYAATVNAAGSFEYRVTAAAGNTTLARIIHAVEQAQGARAPTQRFIDRFSRIYTPAVVAVALLVATVPPLLWGQPWFDAIYRALALLIIACPCALVISTPVSIVSGLTAASRRGILIKGGVYLEEGRNLKWLALDKTGTLTQGKPVQTDLEAWDVADFTPHPATLIAASLAARSDHPVSLAIANAAREAGSTLLEVDAFTALPGRGVSGRVDGVTFQLGNRRLMCDAGVSNPTLEARMDELERQGKSAIALTDGTHVLALAAVADTVKPTSAAAIADLHALGVRTLMLTGDNTPTAEAIARQVGIDEARGDQLPEDKLAAIESKLAANVATDGKVGMVGDGINDAPALARADIGFAMGAAGTGTAIETADVALMDDDLRKIGTFLRLSRATHRVLIQNIVLALGIKVVFLALAMTGNATLWMAVFADVGASLLVVANGLRLLRPAD is encoded by the coding sequence ATGTCTTTCCCGCCGGTCAAATCCCACGATCGACCCTCTGCCGAGCATGCCCACGCCGGCTGCGGTGGCCATGCGCATGACACGAAGGGGCACGGCCATGATCATGGCCACAGCCATAGCCATGATCACAGTCACAGCGACAGCCACGATCACAACCACAGCCACAATCAGGCGGCATCCGCCTGCTGCGGGCACGACCACGCCACGCCCGCCTACGCGGCGGCGGCCGATGCGTCCACGCTTAGCGCCGGCCCCGGCCAGTTGCTGGCGCGGCTGCGTATCGGGCAAATGGACTGCCCGACCGAAGAAACGCTGATCCGTAAAAAGCTGGACGGCCTGGACGGCGTGCATGCGCTGGACTTCAACCTGATGCAGCGCGTGCTGACCGTGGTGCACGCCGAAGGCGCGCTGGACCGTATCATGGCCGCCATCAAATCCCTGGACATGGTGCCGGAACCGCTGGCCGAAGGCGCGGCCAGCACGCCCGCCCCCGCCTCCACGCCGGTGAACTGGTGGTTGATCGGCGGCGCGGGCGTGCTGGCCGCGCTGTCCGAGTTTTCGCACTTTGCGGGCTGGCATTGGGGCGCGACCGCGGCGTTGGCGCTGGCCGCCATCCTGGCTTGCGGCCTGGGCACCTACCGCAAGGGCTGGATCGCCGTGCGCAATGGCAACCTGAACATCAACGCATTGATGAGCATCGCCGTCACCGGCGCCGTGCTGATCGGCCAATGGCCCGAAGCCGCCATGGTGATGTTCCTGTTCAACGTGGCCGAGCTGATCGAAGCCCGCTCGCTGGACCGCGCCCGCAATGCCGTGCGCGGCCTGCTGGACCTGGCCCCCGAAACGGCCACCGTCCGCCAGGCCGACGGCGCCTGGCTGCCGGTGCCGGCCGCGCAGCTGAACGTGGGCGACGTGGTGCGCGTGCGCCCGGGCGAACGCATCGCCGCCGACGGCATCATCGTCAGCGGTAGCTCCACCGTGGACCAGTCCCCCATCACCGGCGAAAGCCTGCCCGTGGAAAAAGCGCCGGACGACCCGGTCTACGCCGCGACCGTGAACGCGGCGGGCTCCTTCGAATACCGCGTCACCGCCGCCGCCGGCAACACCACGCTGGCCCGCATCATCCATGCGGTCGAGCAGGCGCAAGGCGCGCGCGCCCCCACGCAACGTTTCATTGACCGTTTCTCGCGCATCTACACGCCCGCCGTGGTGGCGGTGGCGCTGCTGGTGGCCACGGTGCCGCCGCTGCTCTGGGGCCAGCCCTGGTTCGACGCCATCTACCGCGCCCTGGCGCTGTTGATCATCGCCTGCCCTTGCGCGCTGGTCATTTCCACGCCGGTCAGCATCGTCAGCGGCCTGACCGCCGCGTCGCGCCGAGGCATCCTGATCAAGGGCGGCGTCTATCTGGAAGAAGGCCGCAACCTGAAGTGGCTGGCGCTGGACAAGACCGGCACGCTGACCCAGGGCAAACCGGTGCAGACCGACCTGGAAGCGTGGGATGTGGCCGACTTCACCCCCCATCCCGCCACGCTGATCGCGGCCAGCCTGGCCGCCCGCTCGGACCACCCGGTGTCGCTGGCCATCGCCAACGCCGCGCGCGAGGCCGGCAGCACCTTGCTGGAAGTAGACGCCTTCACCGCCCTGCCCGGCCGGGGAGTCAGCGGGCGCGTTGACGGCGTGACGTTCCAGTTAGGCAACCGCCGCCTGATGTGCGATGCGGGCGTGTCGAATCCGACACTGGAAGCGCGCATGGATGAATTGGAACGCCAAGGCAAGAGCGCCATCGCACTGACCGACGGCACGCACGTATTGGCGCTAGCCGCCGTGGCCGATACGGTCAAGCCCACCAGCGCCGCCGCCATCGCCGACCTGCACGCCTTGGGCGTGCGCACGCTGATGCTGACGGGCGACAACACGCCCACCGCCGAAGCCATTGCACGGCAGGTGGGCATTGATGAAGCTCGGGGAGATCAGTTGCCGGAAGACAAGCTGGCCGCCATTGAAAGCAAGCTGGCGGCCAATGTGGCAACCGATGGCAAGGTAGGCATGGTGGGCGACGGCATCAACGATGCGCCTGCGCTGGCGCGCGCCGACATCGGTTTCGCAATGGGCGCGGCCGGCACCGGCACGGCGATCGAGACGGCGGACGTCGCCCTGATGGACGACGACCTGCGCAAGATCGGCACGTTCCTGCGCTTGTCGCGCGCCACCCACCGCGTGCTGATCCAGAACATTGTGCTGGCGCTGGGCATCAAGGTGGTGTTCCTGGCGCTTGCCATGACCGGCAATGCGACCTTGTGGATGGCGGTGTTTGCCGATGTGGGCGCCAGCCTGCTGGTGGTGGCCAACGGCCTGCGGCTGCTGCGCCCGGCGGATTGA
- the speG gene encoding spermidine N1-acetyltransferase gives MSVISDIKIRPLERGDLHFVHKINNNDVIMRYWFEEPYEAYDELVALYDRHLHDQNERRFIIEHDTGQPAGLVELVEIDYIHRRAEFQIIIAPSYQGRGYAKAATRIAVGYAFRVLNMHKVYLVVDKDNTAAVHVYERCGFQIEGLMKEEFFSNGAYRDAYRMALLQHEHLRDVGPGAPDAPVLRDWPQEEQTG, from the coding sequence ATGTCGGTCATATCCGATATCAAAATTCGCCCCCTGGAGCGCGGCGACCTGCACTTCGTGCACAAGATCAACAACAACGACGTCATCATGCGTTATTGGTTCGAAGAGCCTTACGAGGCCTACGACGAACTGGTCGCTCTTTATGATCGCCACTTGCATGATCAAAACGAACGGCGCTTCATCATCGAGCACGATACCGGCCAACCCGCCGGCCTGGTGGAACTGGTTGAAATCGACTACATCCACCGCCGTGCCGAATTCCAGATCATCATTGCCCCCAGCTACCAAGGCCGGGGTTACGCCAAGGCCGCCACCCGCATCGCGGTGGGCTATGCGTTTCGCGTGCTGAACATGCACAAGGTCTACCTGGTGGTGGACAAGGACAACACCGCCGCCGTGCACGTGTACGAACGCTGCGGCTTCCAGATCGAAGGGCTGATGAAGGAAGAATTCTTCTCCAACGGCGCCTATCGCGACGCCTACCGCATGGCCTTGTTGCAGCACGAGCACCTGCGCGATGTCGGCCCCGGCGCCCCGGACGCGCCCGTGTTGCGCGACTGGCCGCAAGAAGAGCAGACGGGCTGA
- a CDS encoding nitroreductase family protein yields the protein MTDSTTATPLHALTTRRSTKFLRGPAPKPQELEQILQAAMSAPDHGALRPWRFVVIQGEAIAKLADVALEAVKRSGDPRMTPEKEKSVREWMAGVPLFIGVAQKIAHDNTKIPEHEQLLATGCAVMNILNATHMLGYGAFWSTGVGTYVEDVQNALGLDSLDYRFLGYLAIGTPGCAVPPANRPDFREFVTEWTGPV from the coding sequence ATGACCGACTCCACCACCGCCACCCCGTTGCACGCGCTGACCACCCGCCGTTCCACCAAATTCCTGCGCGGCCCCGCGCCCAAGCCCCAAGAACTTGAGCAGATCCTTCAGGCCGCCATGTCGGCCCCCGACCACGGCGCGTTGCGCCCGTGGCGCTTTGTCGTGATCCAGGGCGAGGCCATCGCCAAGCTGGCGGACGTGGCGCTGGAAGCGGTCAAGCGCAGCGGCGACCCCCGCATGACGCCCGAAAAAGAAAAGTCGGTACGCGAATGGATGGCCGGCGTGCCGCTGTTCATTGGCGTGGCGCAAAAAATCGCGCACGACAACACCAAGATCCCCGAGCATGAACAGTTGCTGGCCACCGGCTGCGCCGTCATGAACATCCTGAACGCCACCCACATGCTGGGCTACGGCGCGTTCTGGAGCACCGGCGTCGGCACCTACGTGGAAGACGTGCAAAATGCCCTGGGGCTGGACTCGCTGGACTACCGCTTCCTGGGTTATCTGGCCATCGGCACGCCGGGTTGCGCCGTGCCGCCCGCCAACCGACCCGACTTCCGCGAGTTCGTCACGGAGTGGACCGGTCCGGTCTAA
- a CDS encoding class II aldolase/adducin family protein: MIQEASEAQVREELAALYRLVAHFRMTDLIDTHISARVPGDKHHFLINRYGVLFHEMRPQDLVKIDLDGNPVDPGDAESQVVNAAGFTIHSAVHAARHDLACVVHTHTADGIAVACQRDGLLPITQHALRFYKRLGYHDYQGIALDLEERESLVASLGRHKAMILRNHGLLAAGSSVAEAFVNIYYLERACQAQVKAQAAGVPLVFPSEAVCARTAGQYELPTAPIYTQRVWTAARRLLEPGLEAPR; the protein is encoded by the coding sequence ATGATTCAAGAAGCAAGCGAAGCACAAGTGCGTGAAGAACTGGCGGCGCTGTACCGCCTGGTCGCGCATTTCCGCATGACGGACTTGATCGACACCCACATCAGCGCACGAGTGCCTGGCGACAAACATCATTTTCTGATCAACCGCTACGGCGTGCTGTTTCACGAAATGCGTCCGCAAGATCTGGTGAAGATCGACCTGGACGGCAACCCGGTGGACCCGGGTGACGCCGAAAGCCAGGTGGTCAACGCCGCGGGCTTCACCATCCATTCGGCGGTGCACGCCGCCCGCCACGACCTGGCTTGCGTGGTGCACACGCACACCGCCGACGGCATCGCCGTGGCCTGCCAGCGCGATGGGCTGCTGCCGATTACCCAGCACGCGCTGCGTTTCTACAAGCGGCTGGGCTACCACGACTACCAAGGCATTGCGCTGGACCTGGAAGAACGCGAAAGCCTGGTCGCCAGCCTGGGCCGGCACAAGGCCATGATCCTGCGCAACCACGGCCTGCTGGCCGCGGGTTCGTCGGTGGCCGAGGCCTTCGTCAATATCTATTACCTGGAACGCGCCTGCCAGGCGCAGGTCAAGGCGCAGGCGGCCGGCGTGCCGCTTGTGTTTCCGTCCGAGGCGGTGTGCGCACGTACCGCCGGACAATACGAACTGCCTACAGCCCCGATCTACACGCAACGTGTCTGGACGGCGGCCCGACGGCTGCTGGAGCCGGGCCTGGAAGCCCCAAGGTAA
- a CDS encoding sigma-70 family RNA polymerase sigma factor — translation MSSSAQPSEHSTAALYQAHHSWLQEWLRRRLGCRHDAADLAHDTFVRVLAGRHTEAIREPRAFLTTLAQRTLFSFWRRRELERAYLDSLAALPQASAPSEESRALVIDALMHIDRALQRLPPKARQAFLYSQLDELSYSEIAARIGTSVITVRRYMKQAITLCVTARLSA, via the coding sequence ATGTCCTCATCCGCGCAGCCCTCGGAGCATTCCACTGCCGCGTTGTATCAAGCGCATCACTCCTGGCTGCAGGAGTGGCTGCGGCGCAGGTTGGGGTGCCGCCATGATGCCGCCGATCTGGCGCACGATACGTTCGTGCGAGTCCTGGCTGGCCGGCACACCGAGGCCATCCGCGAACCGCGCGCCTTCCTGACCACGCTGGCGCAGCGCACGTTGTTCAGCTTTTGGCGCCGCCGCGAACTGGAACGCGCGTATCTCGATAGCCTGGCCGCCTTGCCGCAAGCCAGCGCACCCAGCGAAGAATCCCGCGCCCTGGTGATCGACGCGTTGATGCACATCGACCGCGCCTTGCAACGCCTGCCGCCCAAGGCGCGCCAGGCCTTTTTGTATAGCCAGCTTGATGAGCTCAGCTACAGCGAGATTGCCGCGCGCATCGGCACATCGGTGATCACGGTGCGCCGCTATATGAAGCAGGCCATCACGCTGTGCGTGACCGCGCGCTTGTCGGCATGA